Proteins encoded together in one Chitinivibrionales bacterium window:
- a CDS encoding GspE/PulE family protein — translation MIEQLGQILVSCGAIRRDTLDRALLFQQEEKASGAGYHRIGECLVKKFNVPEESVYKALAAQFGLPFLTEIEGLINRDLMSEMSFETLKEVDCLPLERNDDVLKLVVSDPVDLTSLLMVQAATGLLVDCSLTSPSKMAAAKKKLYEGASFLKQSVGKISREYERQAQGDESLSLEEIKKRTESEPVVKMVSLIFDEAIKLNASDVHIEPTEHNAVVRYRIDGMLTQHTETTHSMYVPITSRIKIMADLDIAEKRVPQDGRIRYTHQGETYDFRVSTLPTHHGEKTVVRILAHDAGLLELSHIGMGPAEYATLSELIQKPQGMIFVTGPTGSGKSSTLFACLNRIRTKAINITTIENPIEYKVQGVNQVQINEKAGVTFAATLRSILRQDPDAILIGEIRDRETAEIAVQAAQTGHLVLSTLHTNDAIAAITRLRDLGVPGFLISSSLLGILAQRLVRVLCPVCKKRADKKGEALSRWKAMLPGIPMPEHFVPEGCEACHKSGFKGRTGIFELAAVNDAIREMISENATDGALRAHFRGIGMKTMIQNGVEKIQQGITSPDELLRVVMVEDILGLKRSVSDNEKELV, via the coding sequence ATGATAGAGCAATTAGGACAAATACTGGTTTCTTGCGGGGCAATCAGGCGCGACACGCTTGACAGGGCTTTGTTATTCCAGCAGGAAGAAAAGGCCTCGGGCGCGGGCTATCACCGGATTGGCGAATGCCTGGTAAAAAAATTTAATGTACCCGAAGAATCGGTATATAAAGCACTGGCAGCGCAGTTCGGCCTGCCGTTTCTCACGGAAATAGAAGGGCTCATCAACCGCGACCTTATGAGTGAAATGTCTTTTGAAACCCTTAAGGAGGTGGACTGCCTTCCCCTTGAGCGCAACGACGATGTGCTGAAGTTAGTGGTGAGTGATCCTGTTGATCTCACCTCCCTTCTTATGGTGCAAGCCGCCACCGGGCTTCTCGTTGACTGTAGCCTCACCTCTCCCTCAAAAATGGCCGCCGCAAAGAAAAAGCTGTATGAGGGCGCTTCCTTTCTCAAGCAGTCGGTCGGCAAGATTTCCCGGGAATACGAGCGGCAGGCGCAGGGCGATGAATCGCTTTCCCTTGAGGAAATCAAAAAGCGCACCGAGAGCGAGCCGGTGGTGAAAATGGTGTCGCTCATCTTTGACGAAGCCATCAAGCTCAACGCCTCGGACGTCCACATCGAGCCCACGGAACACAATGCCGTGGTGCGGTACCGCATCGACGGCATGCTCACCCAGCACACCGAGACCACGCACAGCATGTACGTGCCGATCACCTCGCGCATCAAGATCATGGCTGACCTTGACATAGCGGAAAAACGCGTACCGCAGGACGGCCGTATCCGTTACACCCACCAGGGCGAGACGTACGATTTCCGCGTGTCAACGCTTCCCACGCACCACGGCGAAAAGACCGTGGTCCGTATCCTCGCGCACGACGCGGGCCTCCTTGAGCTTTCGCACATCGGCATGGGACCCGCCGAATACGCCACCCTCTCCGAACTCATTCAAAAACCGCAGGGCATGATTTTCGTCACCGGCCCCACCGGGTCGGGCAAATCGTCAACCCTGTTCGCGTGCCTGAACCGCATCCGCACCAAGGCGATCAACATCACCACCATCGAGAACCCGATCGAGTACAAGGTTCAGGGCGTGAACCAAGTGCAGATCAACGAAAAGGCGGGCGTCACCTTTGCCGCCACGCTGCGTTCAATTTTGCGCCAGGACCCGGACGCGATCCTCATCGGCGAGATCCGCGACCGCGAGACCGCCGAAATCGCGGTGCAGGCCGCGCAGACCGGCCACCTTGTTTTATCCACCCTGCACACCAACGATGCGATTGCCGCGATCACGCGTCTGCGCGACCTGGGCGTTCCCGGGTTCCTCATTTCGTCCTCGCTGCTCGGCATTCTCGCGCAGCGCCTCGTGCGCGTGCTGTGCCCGGTGTGCAAGAAACGCGCGGACAAAAAAGGCGAGGCGCTGTCACGCTGGAAAGCCATGCTCCCCGGCATCCCCATGCCCGAGCATTTTGTGCCGGAGGGCTGCGAGGCATGCCACAAGTCGGGGTTCAAAGGCCGAACCGGGATTTTCGAGCTTGCCGCGGTGAACGATGCAATACGCGAGATGATTTCCGAAAACGCAACCGACGGTGCGCTCCGGGCTCATTTTCGCGGTATCGGCATGAAGACCATGATCCAAAACGGCGTTGAAAAAATCCAGCAGGGCATCACCTCGCCCGATGAACTTTTGCGCGTAGTAATGGTGGAGGACATTCTCGGTCTCAAACGGTCTGTTTCCGATAACGAAAAGGAACTTGTATGA